A region of the Vibrio tubiashii genome:
ACTATTTCTTGATTATCCATTAACTGTCAGGAGTAGTTATGACCGAACAAAATCAATCAAATCAGCTATTAAGCTATCAAGAAGTTTGCAAACTAACGCAACTATCTCAAGCGACGATTCGCCGCTATGTAAAAAATGGTTCCTTTCCTACACCAGTCACACTTTCACCTGGCGCTAGAAGTGTGAGATTTCGCCTTGAAGATGTGCAGAAGTGGCTTCTGAGCCTATGATAGGGAGGTCATATGAAGTATCGTCATCACCATGATCAACTACAGTATTTCTGCCGTGAGCGAGGTTGGCGTTCGTTGAGCTCTTCGGTCAAGGTTATTGCTAGAACGCGTTCACCTGATCGGAAGTCAGGTTTCAGTGCTTGTATTGAAATCATCAATATGGACAAGCAGACGATTCGAATGATAGTGCCTGCCAGAAAGATCATGGGAGGGACCAACTATCAATTAAGAGATGAATTATTCGATACCGGTTTTTGGCTGGAGCCTGAGCAAACTGCATGGAATATGGTCCAGCGCTATTTGCGGGAAGAGCTCAAAGCGGCGGAAACGGCCTTTTGTGTTACAAGAACAGGTTGGCATGACAAGGTGTTCGTCACTCCGGAGAAAAGTTTCGGACGGTCAGATGAGTCTTACTACTTTTCAGGTGGTATGGCTGATTCACTCTGCTTGGCAGAAGGCAGCTTAGCGGAATGGCAAAGTGAAGTTGGTTCTTTGTTGGTCGGCAACCCATTGCTCATTTTTTCTGTTGGTGTTGCGTTGGCCGCACCGCTTCTCAAGCCGGTAGGGATGGAAAGTGCGGCATTCCATATTATGGGGCCATCTTCGTCGGGGAAGTCTGTCACATCGTTTGTTGCAGCGTCTGTTTATGCTGATAAGTCATATATCAAGTCGTGGAAAACGACGGCAAACGGTATTGAAGCGGTTGCATCGGAACATCATGACATGTTGCTTGTGTTAGATGAGCTTGGGTTGTGCTCGGCGGAAGAAGCCAGTTCTGCGGCTTATCAAATCGTCAACGGATGTGGAAAGTTGCGAGCAACGGAAACAGGCGGTCTGGCGAATATAGCTAATTGGCGTACGTTGACCTTGAGTAATGGAGAGATTGGCCTGACAGAGCTGATGGAGTCCTCTGGTTATCAAGTGAAAGCAGGTCAGCTCATTCGAGTTATCGAAATTCCTGCGGAAGAGCGTTTCGGTTGTTTTGCGGATCTACACCGATTTTCCTCACCATCTCAGTTTGCTGAGCACTTGGAAAAGCAGACTCAAAAGTACTTTGGCACCTTGTTCACGGCTTGGATGACGCTTATTTCAGATAAGCCCGATCTGGAAGTCGTTTTACAGCGTGACATCGAAACGCTGAGGCAGCATTGGTCTAAAAGCAATTATTCCGGCCAGGTTCATCGGGTATTGAAGCGCTTTGTCTTGGTTGGTGTCGCGTTGTCTGTTGCGTCACGAAACCAGTTAGTGCCATGGACTGAAGAAGAGTCGCTCTATTCCGTATATAGCGTTTTTAGTCGCTGGTTATCTCACAGAGGGCACCAGCACAATCAAGAAACGTATGAGGTGTTGAGTGCTTTGAAACAAGCGATTAGCCATTGGGAAAATAAGCTTCCTGAATTCTGTACAAGCAGACCGTCAAAGTTTGGTTACTGGCGGCAGGATGGTGATGACGTCCAGTGGCTTATCCACAAACAAGAATTTGTTAAGCAGCTACGACTGCGGCGTCAGTATAAGAGTCAATTGAGCCCTTTGATTCATAAA
Encoded here:
- a CDS encoding helix-turn-helix transcriptional regulator; translated protein: MTEQNQSNQLLSYQEVCKLTQLSQATIRRYVKNGSFPTPVTLSPGARSVRFRLEDVQKWLLSL
- a CDS encoding DUF927 domain-containing protein translates to MKYRHHHDQLQYFCRERGWRSLSSSVKVIARTRSPDRKSGFSACIEIINMDKQTIRMIVPARKIMGGTNYQLRDELFDTGFWLEPEQTAWNMVQRYLREELKAAETAFCVTRTGWHDKVFVTPEKSFGRSDESYYFSGGMADSLCLAEGSLAEWQSEVGSLLVGNPLLIFSVGVALAAPLLKPVGMESAAFHIMGPSSSGKSVTSFVAASVYADKSYIKSWKTTANGIEAVASEHHDMLLVLDELGLCSAEEASSAAYQIVNGCGKLRATETGGLANIANWRTLTLSNGEIGLTELMESSGYQVKAGQLIRVIEIPAEERFGCFADLHRFSSPSQFAEHLEKQTQKYFGTLFTAWMTLISDKPDLEVVLQRDIETLRQHWSKSNYSGQVHRVLKRFVLVGVALSVASRNQLVPWTEEESLYSVYSVFSRWLSHRGHQHNQETYEVLSALKQAISHWENKLPEFCTSRPSKFGYWRQDGDDVQWLIHKQEFVKQLRLRRQYKSQLSPLIHKGWFETNEDRRGTLRVIEKKNGTEFDHRFFAFWPEKILSELKEMGIDE